The Flavobacterium sp. M31R6 nucleotide sequence GCTAGGGCGATTCCGTTTTGTTTTTCGGGAATTTCCAAGTCAAGAAGCGCTTGCACAGTGAGACTGTCAAGGGGGAATTGTTTGGTTTGATTGTTGATTTTTAGTTCCATTCCTTTTTGAATTTAGTATAAGTTATACTTTAGGAATGGCTACAATAGTACACGCAATGGTACATGGAAGTCATCTTACTTTTCCCTACGCTAGTATGAACTAGATCAGGTTCAGAGGGTAAAATCTCAGCCTGCGATTGCAGACACCCCTAAAGTGTGAAGCAAATGTAATTAAAAAAGTTTAGAAGTTTAAACGTTTAAAAGTTTAAAAGTTTAAAGTTGTTACAGGTGTAACTTGTGTTTTGGAGGATTAAAACGGTAATTGTGTGTTAATTTCTTTTCCAACAATCGGCTACGTGGTCGTCGACCATTCCGGTGGCCTGCATGTGGGCGTACACTACGGTGGAGCCGACAAACTTGAATCCGCGCTTTTTTAAGTCTTTGCTGATGGCATCGGAGAGGGGAGTTGTAGCTTGAACTTCGCTCAGGCTTTTTCGGTTGTTTACGATTGGTTTTCCATCGACAAAGCCCCAAATGTACTTGGAAAAACTGCCAAATTCGTCCTGAATTTTCATAAAGGCTATTGCATTTGAAACTGCAGAATAAACCTTGAGTTTGTTTCGAATTATACCTGAATCTTGGAGTA carries:
- the thiS gene encoding sulfur carrier protein ThiS; translated protein: MELKINNQTKQFPLDSLTVQALLDLEIPEKQNGIALAINNTVIPKSDWNSHFLNPTDDILIISATQGG
- a CDS encoding DNA-3-methyladenine glycosylase I, encoding MQKEITRCAWCNSSELYQKYHDEEWGVPVYEDQKLFEFLLLETFQAGLSWITILNKRENFRNAFDNFDYKKIGNYSEDKIQDLLQDSGIIRNKLKVYSAVSNAIAFMKIQDEFGSFSKYIWGFVDGKPIVNNRKSLSEVQATTPLSDAISKDLKKRGFKFVGSTVVYAHMQATGMVDDHVADCWKRN